GTGAGAATAACACATGGTTACTTAAGGcttgtccacacatggagttattctgTAATAGCTAGTTgtttggggcaggagggttgcagaaagctgGATTGTGTCTATTGATGCATTTACCATGACATGTTTAGTCTGAGCAGTGGAACAGAGTGTTTTGATTgcctccctcacttcatgggaatctgcctcaggtCTCCGCAAAACACTTATGGAGATACTAGGCAATCCGCTgccacaggttctttggcagagctgctttgtttcttgccccattaatggtaactGTCCCACGCCATTCTGCCATCatggggggatgaggggggtGACTGTTGCAGCACACAGGTGAGCTGCTTAAGGGCCAGAGTGGAagccgcagtcttggagaagaccctcccttgattccctgcttgCCTTCAGCAGCAGGATATCTTCCATAATTAACACAGCCTGGGGAAAATGTGCGGACAGTAATGATTATaggcccccccgccccagtgctGGCGCTCTCCAAGAGCtatgtgcccagtgtacagtcCAGTCCTGGAAGACTAATTTCCCCCAAACAATACTGCTTCCGTAAAATGTTGGCAGAATTAGAAAGTGGTCACAAAGAACTAAGACAATTATGGTCATCGACCAGATCCAGCCTCCTATATAGGCAGCGCCAGCTGGCCTTTAAATggtcaaaagcacactcaacaggcaatctgcacttgctcagcctgtagttgaactgatccttgctgctgtcaaggtgccctgtgtatggcttcataagccacggtattaaggggtaggcagggtctccaaggatcataatgggcatttcaacttcccctactgtgatcttctggtccagaaAGAAGGTCCCTGCTTGCAggttcctgaacaggccagtgttccaaaagatgcatgtcatgcatctttttggaccagcctgtgttaatgtctgtgaaatgcccacagtgatccacaagtgcctggagaaccattgagaaataccccctctgattaatgtactcgatGACTAGGTGGTGTGGTGTctgaattggaatatgcgtgccatTTATTGCCTCTCCATGGTTAGGGAAGCCTATTTGtataaagccatccacaatgtcatgcacgtcgTCCAGAGTCACAgcctttcagagcaggatgtgactaatggccctgcacacttctgtcaacaTGCATCTAATGGTGAGCTTTCCTACTCCAAACTGGTTGGCGACCAATTGGTAGCAATCTAGAGTAGCCAGCATCTGCAGTGAATTGCCACACGTTCTCCAGTGTCAGGGCAGCCCTCATTCTCGTGTCTTTGCGCCGCACGGCTGTGGCGAGCTCATCTCACtatcccatgaatgtggctttcctcatccgaaagttctgcagccactgcttgtcatcccagagatgcatgacaatgtgatccccaCCACTcaagtgcttgtttcccaaaccCAAAAGCGGGCATTCCACTATaatcagcacctccatgaatgccacaagcagtcTCGTGTCGTAACTACTGCGTGTGGCGAGATCAGTGTTGAACtactcttgcctttgtagtttaaggaataactccactgccactcgtgatgTGTTAGTGAGAGCGAGAGAAGCTGTGTCGGTCAACAGTGCAGGGTGCATTCCTGCAAACCAAAGAGGCAGAGCACACAGTACACAGACCATTGAAaaatggcgccaaatgtggacagaaggcTGGGATGCAAGCAATGCTCACGGGGCAttggggacaggacccaggaatGCCCCACGacccctccgccttcccacaacttttagcggcagaagaggagagatgctctgtgggatagccgcccagagtgcaccgctccgaataccactgcaagtgcgGCAAGTGTGAACATGTTGTGCAAGCAGctaacagtgtgaacacacaacagcggtttccttCAGTCCTCTCTGAGCGGCGCTGTAACTGCCAGTGATGTAACTCCTGCCagtatagatatacccttagaGTCACCccctaaatacaaggtggaacggcttgtttaacataagtagttaacacatttcaagcgaccattcaaggtgaagtggccagttaacacctcttCAGTCATAGGTtggaaaggaggaaagagaagctGAGAGACAGCCTGTTGTTAattgttataataagccataaatcctaggtctctattcagtccatagTTTTTAATCTAGcaggttatgaatttaagctccgaGGCTCATCTCTTGCAGGTTTCCTTCGAGGATGAGAACTGAGAAGTCAGACGTAGagtgctttgtgaaaagtgttcgctCACAGGTGATACAGTgtttttggcctggtctacactagaaaattaagtcggtgtaactacatcactcagatatggaaaatccatacccctggatggtgtagttaagccaacctaacccccagagtatcatagaatcctagaatatcagggttggaagtatcagaggggtagccgtgttagtctggatctgtaaaagcagcaaagaatcctgtggcaccttatagactaacagacgttttgagcatgagctttcgtgggtgaatacccacgatgctctgacgaagtgggtattcacccacgaaagctcatgctcaaaacgtctgttagtctataaggtgccacaggattctttgctgcttttacagggttggaagggacctcaggaggtcatctagtccaaccccgtggtcaaagcaggaccaattcccagttAAATCATCCATCCTAAAcctagacagcactaggttgaagAAACAATTCTTCCATCCACTTAACTACCGCTGCTCAGGGAGGTAGATTGCCGACAGTCCTAAAATgatgggagaacctctcccatcAGAATaggtggtgtctacactgaagctctaCAGTGGTGCTGcggtagcatttcaagtgtagcaGGCCGTTTGTGTAGTGATTGTCTTGTTTCACCCACATTATTAGGGCAATTAATGCTCTGAATGAGGCACACCACGatttgtgataggcatgtgtaggatccatggaccGTGAAAGGTATGTTGTGGGTGTGtggatcattgtagcagtggagatatgtctacaagttttacatctgttgttctggcaggttctggtgctgctttgaggtggTGTGTCCTggcctgtggggagcttgcttctgctgatgaggttggggggttgtttgaaggccagaagagggagttcaggaaagatttctttcaggatatggTCCCCATCAGATATCTTGGCACGGGCTTAGACTACTAGACGATTCTTgtggtctcttctgaccctatggttctatgattctaagtatggattgtaattgtttaatgatactcGGTATAGGTTCCAAGATGATGTGGTCGGTGATGACTACAGGTATGCGGATGGAGGGGGTTTTGTCTCCATACTGAAGTGGGTTGTCTTGGGGTATTTGAGTGGCCTGTTCCATGAtacaatctacttctctggtagaGTGtctttgtttggtgaaggcattTTAAGCGTGTTAAAGTGTGtacccagactttctcctcagagcatatctGAGTTCCTAGCTAGGTGAGTTTCTTGATGAGTTTGGGATGGTTACAGGGTCTGTGAAGGTAGATGTGGCTATTCATGGGCATTTTGTGGAATTTTTTGGAAACTGCATGGCATGAAATTGTTTATTAACAGATGGGTTACTGTGGCAATTTAACATCTTTGTTCTGCAGAAATTAAGACATTATAatgtatgtcttttttttttttccatcttagtCTTTCCGTGGTTTGGCTTGGATATTGGAGGAACTTTGGTCAAGCTTGTTTATTTTGAACCAAAAGACATcactgctgaggaggaggaggaggaagtggaaaATCTTAAAAGTATCCGAAAATACCTGACCTCAAATGTAGCCTATGGATCTACAGGCATTCGGGATGTACACCTGGAACTAAAGGACCTTACCCTGTGTGGACGTAAAGGCAATCTGCACTTTATACGCTTTCCTACTCATGACATGCCTGCTTTTATTCAAATGGGCAGCGAAAAACACTTCTCAAGTCTCCACACTACCTTATGTGCCACGGGAGGTGGAGCGTACAAATTTGAGCAGGACTTTCGTACAGTATGCATTTTTGGCTTCTATACACTTAGGATACGGTAGTGAAGTCTCATGTAACTTGCAAGATTGTAAGATAAGGCTGAAAGTAATTTCAGTCTCTGACTTAGCCTCTGAAAAGTCTAGTGTCCTAAATTGAGCTCAAGTTTAATATGAGCTAGAATAGGCCCACATCTCTAAACACAGATACTTACTATTTTAAGGTTGTGCAGCTTTGCTGTGACTCCagaattattcattttaatttccatTAAATATGCCTTTACAAGACTTGAATAGTTGTTAGACTTACGTCAACTCTCTCTACCTACCTaactttattttttccattgctgtCTATTCATGAGCTTAATATTTGTTTCATACTTGCCTGATTGATTGATTAAGGTTCATTTATAACTTATATTGCTGTGATTTGGTTAAGATTCCATTGAACTAAGTGGTAAATTAATTGCAAATGACTTGCTTGTCTAGATTCATTATAAGAAGGTGTGTTTCATTATAAGTGGAATACAGGTGTAGATAATATATTTATAGCTTTATAGTATGTTAACTTTTTCAAGCCCAGATTATACAGTATATTTATCAAACAACCAAAGGTTGAGGGGTCTGGTGCAGGTCCAGGGCTGCAGTGGCCCAACTAAAAGATTATCATGCTGCTCCCTCCTGGCTCTTGTGAAGAAGTCAgcattttctctttttcccttGACCCCTTATCTTTTCCGCATGTTGTGAGgcactctgggcctgatccaaaaccccagTGAAGTTTTGGGAAAATCTTTCCAATGGCCTTGGCTCAGGACTTCTATTACTTCCTACCCAATGGGGTGAGGATGTGCATGAACCTCGTTACCACGTTGCTAAGCACTCCACTTAAATAGCACAGGGAGCATTCCACTCTGCACAATACAGATATATGTGGGAGAGTAGGAACCCTCATGCGATCTGCACTCCACTCCTTCTGCCACCATTCAGAGCAAGGAGGGGTACTGAATGCACTGGTTAGTGCATTTTTCTAGCCCTGAGTATAAAAACATTAGATCTCTTTGGctctttcataattttatttcctttaaCAGGTGGGTGACCTTCAACTTTGCAAACTAGATGAACTTGACTGCCTTGTTAAAGGAGTTTTATACATTGACTCAGTTGGATTCAATGGCGATTCAGAGTGCTACTACTTTGAAAACCCAACTGATTCTGAAAAATGTCAGAAGCTCCCATTCAACTTGGAGAACCCATATCCTCTCCTCTTGGTGAACATTGGCTCAGGGGTCAGCATCTTGGCTGTGTATTCTAAAGACAATTATAAGCGGGTAACTGGGACCAGGTAAGATCTATAAATAATGTGATTACCTTTAAGAGTCTTGGAGCTTGGCCTATACTCATGTGGTAAAAGATAGATCACATCTTCATGGACAAGTtgctttaaaaatgacttttatcTGACAGAGATCTTTGTTGCAATGTAGTATAGTACCTCCTCATTCTCACTCCCAGCAAGCAAAGGTCTTTTTTGTGGTCTGGATGGCATGTCACAAACGTCTCCTTACCACAGTTGGCCTCCTCAGAAAGGCCAGTTCTTGACCTGTTCATCCTTCTATTACtgcaagaaacttttttttttattatcagAGGAGTGTAAATCATATTTTGGGAACAACCCAGGTATGCTCAAATAGATGAATTTTTAATGTGATCGCTTTAATTCCATTATTCAGGGTTTGGATTTTGACTTTTAAAAGATGTACTACCCATTATGAATGGTGGGATGGTGTTCACAGTTGTAGTCAGGGTCTGAAAGAATAATATAGCCACCTATTGTACAGCAGAGCCAAAGAGATCTGTGCATGTGAACTTTCTTCGATTTTAGGAAtattattgttacaaaaaaagtACAGACTAGGAGTGCACAGTGCACCTCAGGAAGGAAAGTTTTATTATGCGTCTGTCAGCATGTGTACGGAGTGATTCGGCAGAATGTACTTTTTCCAGGCTTTGAACAATTAGACCCAAGTTCTGCAGTGAATTCCATATGGGCATACCCTTGCAGATGGCTGAAGCTCATTACAGGTTGACATCTTACATTGTACATAGCTGTTTATTCAACACTGTAGTGAATATTGTAAGCAGAGAAAAAACACTTCTTGTTTAAGCAATAACTCTGGGGAAGGATGCTAAGCTGTGGGTTTATCTGTGGGCTATGAAGTTACCCTAAGGAAGCAGATTTAAATGTGGTAAGAAAGGAGACTTAAATCTAATTCCTCTTTCTAGATTTCCAGtgagaaggaaattaaaaaatggaCAGCCCAGCTAATTCTTGGTATTCAGAATTTAGCTACAtaacttaattaaaaaacaaaaacaagtcatttttttcctccctctcttcaaaatgaatggtataaaatattgcttttgttttgttttgttagtctTGGAGGAGGAAcattttttggtctctgctgtcTTCTTACTGGCTGCTCCACCTTTGAAGAGGCTCTTGAAATGGCATCCCTTGGAGACAGCACAAAAGTGGATAAACTGGTGCGGGACATCTATGGAGGGGATTATGAGAGATTTGGACTGCCAGGATGGGCAGTAGCATCCAGGTAAGGATATACCTTGAGTTTTTGAGGATGCGTATAATGTGCCTGAACTAAAAACTGGGGCAGCAAGGTTATATTTTTAGCACCTctagtttttttgtgtgtggaactGGCACTGTGGAGAGTAGACTCACCATTCATGCACCCCCATCGCTGGGCATAGCATAGTAGGCTCTCTTCTCTAGCGCCCCCTACTGACAGCCTCTCCAGCCCTGCATTGGT
This sequence is a window from Gopherus evgoodei ecotype Sinaloan lineage chromosome 5, rGopEvg1_v1.p, whole genome shotgun sequence. Protein-coding genes within it:
- the LOC115651913 gene encoding pantothenate kinase 3-like; amino-acid sequence: MAMSLFYWSVLLSLWPLKQTIGRNSRAVPPPRKGRAPGRLAPAQCRCWLRRWRAGVAADESGGAALRMEPLQNGGGSPEAAAASGPEEKRRREPGPSWRRRRSSGAGADADSGAGPHPRERGGSVSRQRLDSLRKSRPLFPWFGLDIGGTLVKLVYFEPKDITAEEEEEEVENLKSIRKYLTSNVAYGSTGIRDVHLELKDLTLCGRKGNLHFIRFPTHDMPAFIQMGSEKHFSSLHTTLCATGGGAYKFEQDFRTVGDLQLCKLDELDCLVKGVLYIDSVGFNGDSECYYFENPTDSEKCQKLPFNLENPYPLLLVNIGSGVSILAVYSKDNYKRVTGTSLGGGTFFGLCCLLTGCSTFEEALEMASLGDSTKVDKLVRDIYGGDYERFGLPGWAVASSFGNMMSKEKRESVSKEDLARATLITITNNIGSIARMCALNENINRVVFVGNFLRINTISMRLLAYALDYWSKGQLKALFLEHEGYFGAVGAFLELLNSA